Proteins found in one Desulfovibrio sp. genomic segment:
- a CDS encoding alpha/beta hydrolase, with protein sequence MHAQTADRAVDPHAAHSRFRFSDQTMDFVFGSLVLGSAVNHGCEIGEAFATANNVKDGDAASWQEQWLKTAALIEARGETALSAGHAVSARDQFLRASYAYRLGMVSMLPDDPRLRETAKRSRDLMNRAGKLMQPELMYFEIPFEGTVLPGYFRKASAANRRTKTLIMIGGAETFAEDQYFYIAQQAFERGYNFMTVDLPGQGLLPLEGRFFRRDMEVPIKAVVDYALSRKDVHPKRLAVYGISSGGGFVPQAAEHDARISAIVMNNCVVDAGAGVAKMAVATATPEVAKGWSSFKRQNNQLIAWRFGVDMNNLPGLVEANTGFRFDPARVAMPALIVVGSGEYKSPEIERQTKLCLDCLGSSRKDLVITPAEEGASNHCVMENRSLMSQVVFDWLDDTFRDAVRPRP encoded by the coding sequence ATGCACGCGCAAACGGCGGATCGGGCGGTGGATCCGCACGCGGCGCATTCGCGTTTCCGCTTCTCGGACCAGACAATGGACTTCGTGTTCGGTTCTCTGGTCCTTGGTTCAGCCGTGAACCACGGCTGCGAAATTGGCGAAGCATTCGCCACAGCGAACAACGTGAAGGATGGCGACGCGGCGAGCTGGCAGGAACAATGGCTGAAGACCGCAGCCCTCATCGAGGCGAGAGGTGAAACAGCATTGTCTGCGGGACATGCCGTCAGCGCCAGGGATCAGTTCCTGCGGGCCAGCTACGCCTACCGACTCGGCATGGTGTCCATGCTCCCGGACGACCCCCGCTTGAGGGAAACGGCCAAGCGCAGCCGCGACCTGATGAACCGGGCCGGAAAGCTCATGCAGCCTGAGCTCATGTACTTCGAGATCCCCTTTGAGGGCACCGTGCTCCCCGGATACTTCCGCAAGGCGTCTGCCGCGAATAGGCGTACCAAGACGCTCATCATGATCGGTGGCGCGGAAACCTTCGCCGAGGACCAGTATTTCTACATAGCCCAGCAGGCTTTCGAGCGCGGCTACAACTTCATGACAGTGGACCTGCCCGGCCAGGGACTTCTTCCCCTTGAGGGGCGCTTTTTCAGGCGGGACATGGAGGTGCCCATAAAGGCCGTGGTGGACTACGCCTTAAGCCGCAAGGACGTGCACCCCAAGCGCCTCGCCGTCTATGGCATAAGCAGCGGGGGCGGGTTTGTCCCTCAGGCGGCCGAACATGACGCGCGCATCTCCGCGATTGTCATGAACAACTGCGTGGTCGATGCCGGGGCCGGTGTGGCCAAAATGGCCGTGGCAACGGCCACACCGGAGGTCGCCAAGGGCTGGTCCTCCTTCAAACGCCAGAACAACCAGCTTATCGCCTGGCGGTTCGGGGTGGACATGAACAACCTGCCCGGCCTTGTCGAGGCCAACACCGGATTTCGTTTCGATCCCGCCAGGGTTGCCATGCCCGCGCTTATCGTGGTGGGCAGCGGCGAATACAAGAGTCCGGAGATCGAGCGGCAGACGAAGCTGTGCCTCGATTGCCTGGGGAGCAGCAGGAAAGATCTGGTGATCACCCCGGCCGAGGAGGGCGCTTCCAACCACTGCGTCATGGAAAACAGAAGCCTCATGAGCCAGGTGGTCTTCGACTGGCTCGATGACACGTTCAGGGATGCTGTGCGACCAAGACCGTGA
- a CDS encoding acyl carrier protein → MTVSAGILRELLVEAGVEPSTAEAVQPALPLLRQGVDSLDYPAFCLAVEKRFGLTIDDRASLSLRTLDDFIAYINERVDGESGQAESIARIKRNWREIEPGQEYTVELLRPGDGPGVAQLFYSVYGDRYPVADYYDPETIERFNAEGKLLTVVARLSSGTVAGAGAYYQSSPPNKALFEFGQFIVAPEYRNSLMVAKISKEMDRYSRTMTQAQGFFGEAVCTHMVTQKFVKRQGYAECGLEVALMPAGAYEKEGAGAQRVSCLLGARVDRDQRKPLHLPECYREEMEFILGGFTLDREIRFSGMDAPLAAQSSLDLRTFDFAQVERMQVLAVGADFPERVERLDEAAKRRGLAVVQVFVNTGEPGVAFAVEALRARGFFLGGFVPLWFGPDGLLMQKLYVEPEFDAINLYADRSKQILAFIRADWDRSRSLA, encoded by the coding sequence ATGACTGTTTCTGCGGGCATCCTGCGCGAATTGCTGGTTGAGGCCGGAGTGGAACCGTCCACTGCTGAAGCGGTACAACCGGCCCTGCCCCTGTTGCGTCAGGGGGTGGATTCTTTGGACTATCCAGCCTTTTGCCTGGCTGTTGAAAAGCGGTTTGGTCTGACCATTGATGATCGCGCCTCGTTGTCGCTTCGGACCTTGGATGACTTTATCGCCTACATCAATGAACGCGTGGATGGAGAGTCGGGGCAAGCGGAATCCATCGCGCGCATCAAGCGGAACTGGCGCGAGATTGAGCCTGGACAGGAGTATACTGTGGAGTTGCTCCGGCCCGGGGACGGACCGGGTGTGGCGCAGCTTTTCTACTCCGTGTACGGGGACCGCTATCCCGTTGCCGACTACTATGATCCGGAAACCATCGAGCGTTTCAACGCCGAAGGGAAGCTTCTTACTGTTGTGGCCCGGCTTTCTTCGGGAACCGTTGCGGGCGCTGGCGCCTACTACCAGAGTTCCCCGCCAAACAAGGCTTTGTTCGAGTTCGGCCAGTTTATCGTGGCCCCCGAATACCGCAATTCGCTCATGGTGGCCAAAATCTCCAAGGAGATGGACCGGTACTCCCGGACCATGACCCAGGCGCAAGGCTTCTTCGGTGAAGCAGTGTGCACCCATATGGTCACCCAGAAATTTGTCAAAAGACAGGGGTATGCTGAATGCGGCCTGGAAGTGGCCCTCATGCCTGCGGGAGCCTACGAGAAGGAAGGAGCCGGAGCGCAGCGGGTAAGCTGCCTGCTTGGCGCACGAGTGGATCGCGACCAGCGTAAACCCCTGCATCTGCCCGAATGCTACCGCGAAGAGATGGAGTTCATTCTTGGCGGATTCACCCTGGACCGGGAGATACGCTTCAGTGGCATGGACGCTCCCCTGGCAGCCCAGAGCTCTCTCGATTTGCGCACGTTCGATTTCGCCCAAGTGGAACGGATGCAGGTTCTGGCAGTGGGAGCCGATTTCCCTGAACGTGTCGAACGACTCGATGAAGCCGCCAAACGCCGCGGCTTGGCCGTGGTCCAGGTGTTCGTCAACACGGGAGAGCCGGGAGTGGCCTTCGCGGTGGAGGCTTTGCGCGCGCGCGGTTTCTTCCTGGGCGGCTTTGTCCCTCTGTGGTTTGGCCCCGACGGCCTCCTGATGCAAAAGCTCTATGTGGAACCGGAGTTCGACGCCATCAATCTGTATGCGGACAGATCGAAACAGATTTTGGCCTTTATCCGGGCTGACTGGGACCGCTCCCGGTCCCTGGCGTGA
- a CDS encoding benzoate-CoA ligase family protein, whose protein sequence is MDDTGNAACALLNGPGVASPGKPAYVFGESVLTYGHLRERSLRFASYLDSLGILPGERVILVLPDTPAFVVAFLGSLLAGVCPVPVNSFLKTSDYSFVLEDSGARSIFTLEGHAAALAATPDCPAVLCEDQGPPNLDRFSSNFSPRPANRNHPGFMLFSSGSTGRPKGVPHSHKDLLIPSATWGAVLGLTHADVILSSSKLFFAYGLLASLALPLAVGATTVLFPGKPGPYDVFDLMRKHRPTAFFGVPTLYNVMIRAFESDMKDSIPGLCFSAGEALPAVLHEEWARITGVEILDGIGSTEAFNVFISNRRGCLRPGSTGQVVPGYETRLVDDAGKDVAGSSKGHLLIRGESLLQSYWNRPDKTRETILDDGWVRTGDVFTEQDGWFTHQGRSDDMLKSGGQWVSPVQVEEALLRHPTVAECAVAARKMNGLDVICAFVVPAPGTKPDKSVELKWRRYLKETLPEHMCPACFECVAELPKTATGKVQRFVLRES, encoded by the coding sequence ATGGATGATACCGGCAATGCCGCCTGCGCCTTGCTCAATGGGCCGGGAGTGGCCAGCCCAGGCAAGCCCGCCTACGTGTTTGGCGAGTCGGTCCTTACGTATGGCCATCTGCGCGAGCGGTCCCTTCGGTTCGCATCGTATCTTGACTCGCTGGGCATACTGCCCGGGGAGAGAGTCATCCTTGTCCTGCCGGATACGCCGGCCTTTGTCGTGGCGTTTCTCGGGTCTTTGCTCGCCGGAGTCTGCCCTGTTCCGGTGAACTCCTTTTTGAAAACGTCGGATTATTCATTTGTGCTGGAAGATTCCGGGGCGAGATCCATTTTCACACTCGAGGGGCATGCGGCGGCATTGGCGGCTACACCGGACTGCCCGGCGGTACTTTGTGAAGACCAGGGCCCTCCAAACCTGGACAGGTTCTCCAGCAACTTCTCGCCGCGCCCAGCGAATAGAAATCATCCAGGGTTCATGCTCTTCAGCTCCGGCTCCACCGGGCGGCCCAAGGGAGTGCCACACAGCCACAAGGACCTGCTTATCCCTTCCGCCACATGGGGAGCGGTGCTCGGATTGACGCATGCGGACGTAATTCTTTCTTCGAGCAAGCTTTTCTTCGCCTACGGGCTTTTGGCCAGCCTGGCACTTCCCCTGGCGGTCGGGGCGACCACGGTGCTCTTTCCTGGTAAACCTGGTCCGTACGACGTATTTGATCTGATGCGAAAACACAGGCCAACGGCATTTTTCGGCGTTCCAACCCTCTACAACGTGATGATCAGGGCCTTTGAATCAGACATGAAAGACTCGATCCCGGGCCTGTGCTTCAGCGCGGGGGAAGCCCTGCCAGCCGTGCTGCACGAAGAGTGGGCCCGGATTACGGGTGTGGAGATACTTGACGGGATCGGCTCCACGGAAGCTTTCAACGTCTTTATTTCCAACCGCAGGGGATGCTTGAGGCCCGGATCGACCGGACAGGTCGTTCCTGGGTACGAGACTAGGCTGGTGGACGACGCCGGGAAGGACGTTGCCGGTTCCAGCAAGGGCCATTTGCTTATTCGGGGCGAAAGCCTGCTCCAAAGCTATTGGAATCGTCCGGACAAGACCCGTGAAACCATACTGGATGACGGCTGGGTTCGCACGGGAGACGTGTTCACAGAACAGGACGGCTGGTTCACCCACCAGGGCCGAAGCGACGACATGCTCAAATCAGGCGGTCAGTGGGTCTCCCCGGTTCAGGTGGAAGAAGCCCTCCTGCGCCATCCCACTGTGGCGGAGTGCGCTGTGGCAGCTAGAAAAATGAACGGCCTGGATGTTATATGCGCGTTCGTGGTGCCAGCCCCGGGCACGAAGCCAGACAAGAGTGTGGAACTTAAGTGGCGACGCTATCTGAAAGAGACCCTGCCCGAGCACATGTGCCCGGCGTGTTTCGAATGCGTGGCCGAACTGCCCAAAACTGCCACCGGCAAGGTGCAACGATTCGTACTGCGTGAATCTTGA
- a CDS encoding alpha/beta hydrolase produces MKLARINPLVILAVFLFAALLEWGAVSPARASGDTASQSIGVAERAMDKFLFNDRAFVFQTLWHAGVIVSGGADLGELLSVTSRIQDGDTESWYRAWNDMAQTLRVKADAYAAAGHAQSAMQTYLRATNAFRAAGVFLYGTERGGASWQDGRDTFLKAAALSQGRIRPVRIPYEGTTLPGYLLTPDNSGKKRPLFLLQTGLDGSAEDLYLMVGAQVVKRGYSCLIFEGPGQGEMIIKQGLPFRPDWEKVVTPVVDFAVALPEVDGERMAIIGYSMAVPRALAFEKRIKWGIANGGVWSVYDGIVNQLPEAVRKIAADPRQADAVDALIYQEMDKSLAMRHAINQRLWVFKAASPSELFRKLRPYTVADTAGRIKAEMLVVNSNADTVNDSQVQSKQFYKALKTKKTFLEFDASQGAQFHCQIGAFLVSSEDILNWLDERAKP; encoded by the coding sequence ATGAAACTTGCCCGCATCAATCCCCTGGTCATCCTGGCGGTGTTTCTCTTCGCGGCGCTCCTGGAATGGGGCGCTGTTTCTCCGGCGCGGGCCAGCGGCGATACGGCCTCTCAATCCATTGGCGTCGCCGAACGGGCCATGGACAAATTCCTGTTCAATGACCGGGCCTTTGTGTTCCAGACCCTGTGGCATGCGGGTGTGATCGTTTCCGGCGGGGCGGATCTGGGCGAGTTGCTGAGCGTAACCAGCAGAATACAAGATGGCGACACGGAAAGCTGGTACCGGGCCTGGAACGACATGGCCCAAACACTGCGAGTCAAGGCCGATGCGTACGCCGCTGCCGGTCACGCCCAGAGCGCCATGCAAACCTATCTCCGGGCCACCAACGCCTTCCGGGCCGCAGGGGTTTTCCTCTACGGCACCGAACGGGGGGGAGCGTCCTGGCAGGACGGCCGCGACACATTCCTCAAGGCCGCGGCACTCTCCCAGGGACGCATCCGGCCCGTACGCATCCCATACGAGGGAACCACCCTGCCGGGATACCTGCTCACCCCGGACAACAGCGGCAAAAAACGGCCCCTGTTTCTGCTCCAGACCGGCCTGGACGGCTCGGCCGAGGATCTCTATCTCATGGTCGGCGCCCAGGTGGTGAAGCGCGGATACAGTTGTCTGATCTTCGAAGGACCGGGCCAGGGGGAGATGATCATCAAACAGGGCCTGCCCTTCAGGCCCGACTGGGAGAAGGTGGTCACCCCGGTGGTGGACTTCGCGGTGGCCCTTCCCGAGGTGGACGGCGAACGCATGGCCATCATCGGCTACTCCATGGCCGTGCCCAGGGCCCTGGCCTTTGAGAAGCGCATCAAGTGGGGCATCGCCAACGGAGGAGTGTGGAGTGTTTATGACGGGATCGTGAACCAGCTGCCCGAAGCGGTGCGAAAGATTGCCGCAGACCCGCGCCAGGCCGACGCCGTGGACGCGCTTATCTATCAGGAAATGGACAAGAGCCTGGCGATGCGCCACGCCATCAACCAGCGGCTGTGGGTCTTCAAGGCCGCTTCGCCAAGTGAGCTGTTCCGCAAACTAAGACCCTACACCGTGGCCGACACCGCAGGCAGGATCAAGGCTGAAATGCTGGTGGTCAACTCCAATGCCGACACGGTGAACGACTCCCAGGTTCAGTCCAAACAGTTCTACAAAGCGCTCAAAACCAAGAAAACCTTCCTGGAGTTCGACGCCAGCCAGGGCGCCCAGTTCCATTGCCAGATCGGGGCCTTTCTGGTGTCCAGCGAGGACATCCTCAATTGGCTGGATGAGAGGGCCAAACCGTGA